The DNA window TGTGTTGTCAATGACATTTCACCCCTCTGTTTGATTGTAAAGGTTATGAAATTTTGCAGTGGATTTTCTGATATGGACTGttatattgataaatatatttaattagtTTGAGATAACTTGCATAGAAATTGCATCATTTATGTACTGTGAAAATGTTCATTCAACAccccattggcactatttttattGAAACTTACAAGGTTTTcagaaaaaagaagaattttGTTATACAGTATCAGCCCGGTAAATCAAGAGAATATTAGCTTTTTGAATAATTCATAGTGTGAGGTTTTGAATGCAATGAACTATAACAAGCTTGTTTATTATATctgaatgataaaaatgtatttgtgtattttctttCCAGGAAAAATATGTACCAATCAGTATATGAAATGTCTTTACCGCTGCTTCACGCTGAACCAAGCAAGTTCCATTTTGTGCAACCAGAAAAAACAGAACACCAAAATGTTTGGAAAGAAAGTTTTAAGCAGCTTGtaagtttatttaaaaaaaaaatattttaattgtgTGTAATATTGTTATGGCTGTGTTCTTGTGTAATAAGTTTGTTGGGATTTGTAGTTATGTATTAGTGGTGATGTTGCAGGAATACTGGTGTCAGACCGCTTCTAGTAATAGAACACTTGGGGTAAATATTATATTGCAGCATATGTCGGCTTCTGTAGACAGTATTGTCACTCTCATTCACAGTTAGtgtaatatatatcataacattAAATGCTAAAACACATGTGCATGTTTGTTTTTAACACAGCTCAACTATAAGatcaatagtgctataggcattgtagattgtgtgtgtgtgtcttgaCGTCAAAATCACCAGACTGATTGCCCTGGTATTGGATTAGGCCATTACTTTAGGGTGTCttgttggaaaattgttcaaatcaaaatgatcgcacaacagatgtgtgatttgtcGTAAACAAACTCAACACTAAAACTATTGGGTAGATTGGGCTTAAATATGTTAGTATAAATTTTGTTGGTATGTTTGTGTTTAGATGAAGGagtgttcatgacatgatgatgtcatagttgatatgcaaataaggtgaTTTTCAGTCTAAAAATGTAAACTTCAAAAGTGTCTGACAATATTGGTCCAAAATATGGTCAGGATGTGAAGaagaattataaaatattaatgagacGACCGCAttgttcatatgcaaattagtaaagtTATTTTGAATTCAAAAAAGATATTCttgaattccaaaactactttgAAGACTGGTGCGTAATAAGGTGGGATTTTGGGTGTTTGTAGGCAATAAACTATTCAATCCAATGTGATCTCTGATACTTGAAATGCAAATTAATTCCAAGACGCTCCAATGGGTATATGGATATAAAGTATATCATGTatcatagaattgtattattatattataggaGTAACATACCATAAATGAAAGTGATGCACTGGAATTACAGACATACTTTgaatcaattttacttttccATTTTCCTTGATATTTTCTACCTCTGTTTCTACCCACAGTATCATGGCGTACATGTGAAGCCCGGGTATGCACAGCAAGTGTATGAAAACCCAGAATCTTTCACTGGTCGCATCATGCAATATTACGATACGATAGAAGAAGCACTATCAGCAGTTGAAGGTCAAATGTATCAGTTGATCCTTGTCCACGCTGGTATTTACAGTTGTGAATGGCTTTATATTGATACGCCAGTCTGTATTATTGGAGCTGGTGAGTTCAAAAGTTACGCTTAATTGTCATCAGGTTTTCTTTTCCATATCCtttttttttaacacaactgatttttggtcaaacatttAAAACTTCAGAACTACTCTTTCCtggcctgaaatttgatggAGGTGTTGCtaggggatgtgtagatgattgaagaattgttcatgatgtgATGGTCCCACAGTATTAGAAAAAATAGGACTAGAATGTGATTTTCAGTCAATATTTCAAACCTCAAAACTGCTTGGTgtattggcctgaaatttggtggagaTGTTTCTAGGGATGTATTGTTGTTGCTGTGATGTTCCATTTTTGACATACACATTATTTCTACAAAGTATGATTTGGGgttaaaaaatattgaattccaAAACTAGAGGGTAAACTGGTCTGAGATTTAGTGGAGATATTCCTCGTGATGATAAATTAATTTAATTCAAGATTATGTGATCCTCGACTATTACGGTACAGCACATTATTTTCTATAAGATTCTTTCTCTTGGCAAATCTTGGCAAACCATAAGATTACAGACATTGGAATATTAGATGCATGTGTATTCAGAATATTTTAAGCTGTGGTTTTGTGGGAAATGCTATGTTGGCACTTACTTACTATTCACTGTACATATTGACACATGTTCTTTTTCTTACCTGCAGCTTTTGGCAATAACCCTGACAGCGTTATCattgaaaataacaaagaaTCAACATTTGTATTTATGGAAAATAGTGAAGATGCATACTTAGGTTTTCTCAGTATTAGAGTAAGTATGATGTGTAATATATCTGTGATGTCAAGTTCAGTACATGTTCCTATACTTAATTACTGAAAGTTGGTCAGATCTTCCTAAAATGCTGTCAAAACTGACAAAATTATCTTAAATCCTGCTTTTTGCAGTTTTATATCCGACCGAAAGTTATATCATATGTTAATACTAGTTTTTGTAATTcattctatttttttctgttgtacCCTATTATGAAATCACTCCAGGGAGAAAACCGATCAATTCTCATTTATTTATAAAAGTACTCATATGTTTGCCATCTCGTCATTTGAGAGTTAGAAATTGTGATTCTGAGACTTGCTGAAGTGACAACATTTATTCACGTGATTTTTGAGTTTTTGACAGTAAATTTTCATCTCTCTGATTGCAGTTTACACCCGATGCCAATTCACAGCAACCACATCACAAACATTCATGTATAGAAGTAACAGCAAACTGTTGGCCGACAATAGACAGCTGTGTCATAAGAAGCAAATCACAAGGTCAGTACACTAGGGTCAATCCCTGTCGTTTAAATcgtggtttgtttgtttgttgcaactatttgttgtgatttattttgttaaccTGTATAAATCAAACATTTTGGTATGACTTTGCAAATGTTAAAGGTGGGGTTTGTCGTTAGCTACACCTCAACTAGTAACGACTTTTCAGTACGAGTAATGAACAAGCCCCCAGTCCAATCATGTTTTGTCCAAattgtatataccatgtataaatatcaacttaTTGTAACCACAGATGCATTCCCAAGACATTCACACGtctacacataccaaatttattacccAAATCACCAGCTGCTCAGTGTTGTCATGGATTTTCATAAAGGAATCGCTGCATTGTTCACTATACATTCATATTTGACAATAACCCCACaaagttagggggccttttTATCCCCTTGTCGCACCTTTAAATCTTTCTGTACTCTCTTGTGTGTCATCTAAGAATTTTGAAATTCACAACCATGAAAAAATAGCATCATGAtctgattgtttttatttttcatatttcattatcTAGTTGGCTCAGCAGTCAGTGTTAGTGGGAAAGGTGCAGCACCGCATATCAAAAACTGCATCATAAGTGATTGTGAGAATGTTGGTCTTTTTGTCAATGACCATTCACAGGTAAGATACCATACAGTATCATTGTGTATGAAGTATTCATAATATGTGCAAATGTTTTTATATCTGTAAAATCCTCCTGCAAACAATCTTTTGCTGAACTACATAATCTAGGTCTgggtgtaataattgtaattttctTTGTAGGGTACTTATGAAGACTGTGAAATTAGTGGCAATGCACTGGCTGGTATCTGGGTGAAGAACTTTGCTAACCCTGTCATCAGGCGTTGTCACATTCATCATGGCCGAGATGTCGgtatatttacatttgataatGGACTGGGTTACTTTGATTCATGTAATATACATCACAACAGGATAGCAGGATTTGAAGTGAAAGCCGGTGCTAACCCAACTGTCgtaaattgtgaaattcacCATGGACAGACAGGAGGCATCTATGTGCATGAGAATGGGAGAGGAGAATTCCTTGAGAATAAAATCCACTCTAACACATTTGCTGGTGTGTGGGTGACATACAATAGTGATCCTACAATAAGGTGAGTTTACTGTTAACAACAaattaccaccaccatcaatGTTACACATATATAGAGGAGACAAGATATTGTTGTTGAATTTTAGGATGTTTTTTTCTAccatgacatttatttttcatcagATATTAATTGTGTTAGTATTTATACGGTAGAATGGGGCCCCTGAGACAAATTTCCCTAGAACTCAAAGACCTTAAATTCTCTTGAAACTTTACCATATGACAGCTTTTTCCTGGTCCTTTCGAGATAGTAAAAAGAAAATTGggtttcaccatcttgttttcaaggaaatcataaatctttcattttcctATAGAGTTAACATAGTAAATGGCTGCCTAAAATGACtaatatttgatgtcatttggacttctttttcaaaaatttgcattttttaaatagattttGATCTTGAGCCAAGTAACAGCAAAAGATTGACGAGTTTATTTTCGAGATGCATTGTACATTAAGTTAAGCAACCTTACCCTAGATTCTCCAAAGATTAAAACAAGATATGAAACTACCAAACATTCTACTAGTATATCATTTTTACGCATGGATTTTATTCATGTGGAATTCAACTTTTGATATGGAAGTActgatttgtacatttcataatgtaTTCCACCAGATTAGAGGAACTTGTTAGTTAATATTATTACATGCAAAAACCTTTGTACATTCCAGGGGAAATGAAATCTTCAATGGCCATCAAGGGGGTGTGTACATATTTGGCGAAGGTAGGGGGCTGATTGAGAATAATGATATCCATAGCAACGCTCTCGCAGGAATACAAATCCGGACCAACAGTAACCCAATTATCCGAGGAAATCGCATCCATGATGGCCAACATGGGGGGATTTATGTGGTGAGTAATTGTACTGTACAGTTATACATAGCCCCCACGTACAAGGTgtcaaaaaaaaagattaacTGAGTGTTTGAAATAATCTTGAGGATTTtgtgaaaagtgaaatatttttaaaaagacagtatATTTGCAAGGGGATGCATGTTGAGATTCCAAGCTTCTTGACACTTTCAGATTTCAAACCTCGGTAGTGTTTTAACCCTCACAGGACTAGGGGATAATAGAATAGAAAGTTCCTTATGAATGTGTCGTAAAaagttttttgaaaataattctCCATGTGCTCATTAATTTGATGAATGAAACAACAGATTACATGTACTGATCCCTGTGTTTTATGTGTTGTAAACTTAGGTCAAGACAATCTTGATGGATTTTGCGTCAGATAAAAGGGAGCTGATATTTTAAGTTTCTTTACGTACAAATGAGAATTATGCCAAGATAAGACTTGTTCAGAAGCTTAGGGTTCTAATACAGTGATGAATATTGCCTAATTTACTACTTGTCAATTTTCTGTTGTTTCTACCTAAGATAAGTTTTTAGTAGTGTAACtttctttaaaatgtatttacagCATGAAAAGGGCAAAGGACTGATTATAGAGAACGAAGTGTACAGTAACACCTTGGCTGGTGTTTGGGTTACCACTGGAAGCTGTCCAGAACTTAGAAGAAACAGGATACATAGCGGAAAACAGGTAAAAACTCCATCTTTACATTCTCTATTCCTTTCAAATTAGAAATTGAACACTTTCATAATTATGTCAAGTTACTAGTATTCTGTTTACCACAATATTTGGTAGGGATGCTTCAAGATCATGAAGCATAATTTGCCACATGATGATGCCATATTTGATAGGCAAAGTTGGtataaaaagtttattttttttcaaaagcttGAATCTAGAAACCTATACTTGTAGGTTGATTAAGCTGAAATTGGTGTGGGTGTTTCTAGACTAGAGGTGTCAACCGCCATCGACAGGGTTACTTGACttgatcaactttgataaaattgtcttcaaAACCATAAAATCTCCTGACCTTATCTTAACGATTTAACAATATTGATTAAGAAGTCATGATTTTTAAGGCAGACATTTATGTTTTCATACAGCCACAAATGTTGGAGGTCACACAAATTGAATACTGTATTCAACATGGCCCACCATATTTATGAACTAGTTAGCATCAGAACATTGGAATTTTCCCATGACCTTTACACTCGGGTTCACAGGTCATGATCCAGGGATaagttgtttgttcttttttttctatttacgTTGAATTGAGAGTTTATATTCTGCTTTTCTAGGTTGGTGTCTACTTTTACGACAACGGACATGGTATTCTTGAAGACAATGATATCTTCAACCATATGTACTCAGGGGTTCAAATCAGAACTGGTAGCAATCCTGTCATCcgaaaaaacaaaatatgggGAGGACAAAATGGTGGAATACTTGTCTACAATGGAGGTGTGTATTAAATTTGCCTgttagttgaaatgaaatttttggagttttcaaaatttgctgAAAAAGATTCTACATTGATGTGTAAGCATTATGAGTTTATGTACGTAATGTTTGATCGTACAGCTACGAAATGTGATGAATATTTAAGTTTGTACTCTTTCTTTATTGTAGGTTTAGGTGTGATAGAATACAATGAGATATTTGATAATGCCATGGCAGGTGTGTGGATCAAAACGGACAGTAACCCAACACTTAGGTACAATAAGATTCATGATGGTAGAGACGGCGGCATTTGTATATTCAATGGTGGCAAAGGTGAGTTTTGCTATAGTTTGAGTTTAGCCCATAAGATGCCATATATTGGATAGGAGTATGACCCCTGTATGCCCCATACTTTTTTTAATAAATGGGTTGATTTATATCATGCATTGGATAGGAGCATGACCCCCTGTAAGCCCCATACTTTAAAATGCACATGTTTAAAGAGAGCAGCATTAAACATGCCAAAGCAATATCAACTGCTGTTAAATAAGTGAATTTTTCTCACTTCTGTGGCAGTTTCTAGTATCAACTGAAACCAACTTTCCATTATAAAACTAGTTTGTGTTTAAAGCATAACTCGTCCATGCATCACATTTCACAGTATTAATTACATTTCTGTCCATATTACAGGTTTATTAGAGTGCAATGAAATTTTTCGTAACACCCAAGCTGGTGTGCTTATTAGTTCCCAAAGCCACCCTACCCTCAAAAAGAACAGAATCTACGATGGCCTAGCAGCAGGGATCGAAATAACAAATAATGCAACTGCCTCACTCGAGGGCAATGTGGTGTTCAATAACAAGTTTGCAGGCATCTGTCTGGCTACAGGAGTAGAACCTGATATGAAAGGTGTGTGTTACATTGGTTGAGTCATGAATGCCTTCTTTCAGTATGAGTGCCATTCATCACAGGATGACGTGGTGCTCATTGGGGACACATGTTGCAGCAACTAGGGAACAGTAAATTGAGCAGTCGTTACAAATGTGACAGGCAAAGTAGAAATTGAATCAAATTTCACCGAgattgatgatgtaattttagTTGTAGCATTCACTAAAATGAAACCTGCATTATAAAGGTGCCAAATACACTCTCAATGCGTATCCACTTGTGGGATGTAGATTTTGTCACAGACAAGATGCTTTATTATCAGTCCATTTTATTGCTGTTTTAAGTAAAaacagtatacaaaataatttgttatGTTGTTCAATGTACTGCAAACGTAGAcatttttacagtcttcagctagttctcaaagactaattttttatgaattaccagactggtacattgtgtccATGTaaaagaaggtattttagtcactgcCTATTTTTGCCCCCAGCAAAATAAGCCTGTGAGCAAAAATTTCCAGTTTTATTTTTCCCCTCAAGACCGAGACATGAAATTAGCTACAAAGTCAACTGTGTTTCAACTAAACTTTACacaaaaataataacagaatcatattacatgtatgacagCAGAGAATTAAATagttgtacaaatatttgaaagataAATACTCTTGTagaatatcaaatgaatatagatagatagatagatagatagatagatagatagatagatacagatatGTTTTGCAGGTATTGATATTTGGTTCTAGTTGCCTGTCTGTCATATGTGCATTCATAATTCATCATTCTTGTCCTCCAGATAACCGAGTGTATGATAATAAAGATGCTATAGAGAAGGCCGTCAGGTCAGGTCGCTGCT is part of the Glandiceps talaboti chromosome 2, keGlaTala1.1, whole genome shotgun sequence genome and encodes:
- the LOC144453792 gene encoding F-box only protein 11-like isoform X3; the encoded protein is MSSSSTASSRVGLRRSGRKNRGKYSGSLSESASTVPTSTSATTRSRTNVLPQKTYSLRRKASSITPDVDPGPSKSVSPPAPRASKRSKLAALQEETRVKQPANPEDNFLQFHVPDEILLNIFSYLKEKELCTGACVCKRWNTLANDLTLWKNMYQSVYEMSLPLLHAEPSKFHFVQPEKTEHQNVWKESFKQLYHGVHVKPGYAQQVYENPESFTGRIMQYYDTIEEALSAVEGQMYQLILVHAGIYSCEWLYIDTPVCIIGAAFGNNPDSVIIENNKESTFVFMENSEDAYLGFLSIRFTPDANSQQPHHKHSCIEVTANCWPTIDSCVIRSKSQVGSAVSVSGKGAAPHIKNCIISDCENVGLFVNDHSQGTYEDCEISGNALAGIWVKNFANPVIRRCHIHHGRDVGIFTFDNGLGYFDSCNIHHNRIAGFEVKAGANPTVVNCEIHHGQTGGIYVHENGRGEFLENKIHSNTFAGVWVTYNSDPTIRGNEIFNGHQGGVYIFGEGRGLIENNDIHSNALAGIQIRTNSNPIIRGNRIHDGQHGGIYVHEKGKGLIIENEVYSNTLAGVWVTTGSCPELRRNRIHSGKQVGVYFYDNGHGILEDNDIFNHMYSGVQIRTGSNPVIRKNKIWGGQNGGILVYNGGLGVIEYNEIFDNAMAGVWIKTDSNPTLRYNKIHDGRDGGICIFNGGKGLLECNEIFRNTQAGVLISSQSHPTLKKNRIYDGLAAGIEITNNATASLEGNVVFNNKFAGICLATGVEPDMKDNRVYDNKDAIEKAVRSGRCLYKISSYTSYPMHNFYRCRTCNTTDRNAICVNCIKKCHQGHDVEFITHDRFFCDCGAGTLSLQCQLAGEPTKDTDTIYDSAAPTESHTLMVN
- the LOC144453792 gene encoding F-box only protein 11-like isoform X2; translation: MSSSSTASSRVGLRRSGRKNRGKYSGSLSESASTVPTSTSATTRSRTNVLPQKTYSLRRKASSITPDVDPGPSKSVSPPAPRASKRSKLAALQEETRVKQPAANPEDNFLQFHVPDEILLNIFSYLKEKELCTGACVCKRWNTLANDLTLWKNMYQSVYEMSLPLLHAEPSKFHFVQPEKTEHQNVWKESFKQLYHGVHVKPGYAQQVYENPESFTGRIMQYYDTIEEALSAVEGQMYQLILVHAGIYSCEWLYIDTPVCIIGAAFGNNPDSVIIENNKESTFVFMENSEDAYLGFLSIRFTPDANSQQPHHKHSCIEVTANCWPTIDSCVIRSKSQVGSAVSVSGKGAAPHIKNCIISDCENVGLFVNDHSQGTYEDCEISGNALAGIWVKNFANPVIRRCHIHHGRDVGIFTFDNGLGYFDSCNIHHNRIAGFEVKAGANPTVVNCEIHHGQTGGIYVHENGRGEFLENKIHSNTFAGVWVTYNSDPTIRGNEIFNGHQGGVYIFGEGRGLIENNDIHSNALAGIQIRTNSNPIIRGNRIHDGQHGGIYVHEKGKGLIIENEVYSNTLAGVWVTTGSCPELRRNRIHSGKQVGVYFYDNGHGILEDNDIFNHMYSGVQIRTGSNPVIRKNKIWGGQNGGILVYNGGLGVIEYNEIFDNAMAGVWIKTDSNPTLRYNKIHDGRDGGICIFNGGKGLLECNEIFRNTQAGVLISSQSHPTLKKNRIYDGLAAGIEITNNATASLEGNVVFNNKFAGICLATGVEPDMKDNRVYDNKDAIEKAVRSGRCLYKISSYTSYPMHNFYRCRTCNTTDRNAICVNCIKKCHQGHDVEFITHDRFFCDCGAGTLSLQCQLAGEPTKDTDTIYDSAAPTESHTLMVN
- the LOC144453792 gene encoding uncharacterized protein LOC144453792 isoform X1, coding for MSSSSTASSRVGLRRSGRKNRGKYSGSLSESASTVPTSTSATTRSRTNVLPQKTYSLRRKASSITPDVDPGPSKSVSPPAPRASKRSKLAALQEETRVKQPAANPEDNFLQFHVPDEILLNIFSYLKEKELCTGACVCKRWNTLANDLTLWKNMYQSVYEMSLPLLHAEPSKFHFVQPEKTEHQNVWKESFKQLYHGVHVKPGYAQQVYENPESFTGRIMQYYDTIEEALSAVEGQMYQLILVHAGIYSCEWLYIDTPVCIIGAAFGNNPDSVIIENNKESTFVFMENSEDAYLGFLSIRFTPDANSQQPHHKHSCIEVTANCWPTIDSCVIRSKSQVGSAVSVSGKGAAPHIKNCIISDCENVGLFVNDHSQGTYEDCEISGNALAGIWVKNFANPVIRRCHIHHGRDVGIFTFDNGLGYFDSCNIHHNRIAGFEVKAGANPTVVNCEIHHGQTGGIYVHENGRGEFLENKIHSNTFAGVWVTYNSDPTIRGNEIFNGHQGGVYIFGEGRGLIENNDIHSNALAGIQIRTNSNPIIRGNRIHDGQHGGIYVHEKGKGLIIENEVYSNTLAGVWVTTGSCPELRRNRIHSGKQVGVYFYDNGHGILEDNDIFNHMYSGVQIRTGSNPVIRKNKIWGGQNGGILVYNGGLGVIEYNEIFDNAMAGVWIKTDSNPTLRYNKIHDGRDGGICIFNGGKGLLECNEIFRNTQAGVLISSQSHPTLKKNRIYDGLAAGIEITNNATASLEGNVVFNNKFAGICLATGVEPDMKDNRVYDNKDAIEKAVRSGRCLYKISSYTSYPMHNFYRCRTCNTTDRNAICVNCIKKCHQGHDVEFITHDR